Proteins encoded in a region of the Candidatus Poribacteria bacterium genome:
- a CDS encoding valine--tRNA ligase, with protein MTNLPKTYTPQEIEGKWYQFWQKNGYFHAEATSEKPPYAIVIPPPNITGSLHIGHALDNTLQDCLIRWRRMQGYNTLWMPGTDHAGIMTELIMERNLVDEGTSRIALGREKFVERMWQWKAETSDYIISQLQRIGCSCDWARERFTYDEGFVTAVNTAFVQLYNQGLIYRDTYMANWCPNCNTVLSNLEVEPIEIDGYFYHIHYPIRDSDVVLEIATTRPETMLGDTAVAVHPDDERYQHLIGKTALLPLCDREIPIIADAYVDREFGTGALKVTPAHDTNDYEIGGRHNLEQLTIFTRDGYINENAPEKYVGLARWDCRKRVVADLQDSDYLVKIVPHRHAVGHHDRCGTIVEPTISLQWFMNVRPLAQRAIEATQKGEVKFIPERETARFYHWMENIEPWPISRQRWWGHRLPIWYCNACEAVVAAMEAPQQCECGATNFHQEEDVLDTWFSSGLWPFSTMGWPEKTEELKTFYPTSVLVSGWDILFFWVARMIMLGLGCMDEVPFRTVYLHGLVADEKGQKMSKSKGNSIDPLETIDTYGTDAFRFALASTSTPIPYVPLQEPQIEAGRRFANKIWNAARFILMNLEKHPVPTETEALKTTEETLEITWIRSRLSHTIKTATDALENFRFYEVAQTLYAFLWHEFCDWYLEFAKQRIAQDEPEALWVAADVLEQTMRLLHPLMPFLTEEIWQQLPHGGGREEGSVTVSSWPEPIAENPTAETTMTTLMEVIDSVRSIRGELNVPIGASVDVHIQSPEAEVRQRLETYLARYLPAFTKVADITIAESLPKPTASAEAVIGELAIYIPLADIIDLEAEYARLSKRHQQAVKDVAAAQKTLDNPNFIQRAPEKVVEQKRAQLARLMMEQEKLARSLTMLTESGSENGD; from the coding sequence ATGACAAATCTTCCGAAAACCTATACCCCTCAGGAAATTGAGGGGAAATGGTACCAATTTTGGCAGAAAAACGGCTACTTCCACGCGGAGGCGACTTCTGAAAAACCGCCTTACGCGATCGTGATCCCGCCACCGAATATTACGGGCAGCCTACACATTGGGCACGCGCTTGATAATACACTCCAGGATTGCCTCATCCGATGGCGGCGCATGCAAGGGTATAACACGCTCTGGATGCCCGGTACCGATCACGCAGGTATCATGACTGAGCTCATCATGGAGCGAAATCTCGTTGATGAAGGCACCAGTAGGATCGCGCTCGGCAGAGAAAAGTTTGTCGAACGGATGTGGCAGTGGAAAGCGGAAACTAGCGATTATATTATCTCTCAACTCCAACGGATCGGATGCTCCTGCGATTGGGCGCGGGAGCGGTTCACTTATGATGAAGGGTTCGTTACAGCAGTAAATACTGCCTTTGTTCAGCTTTACAATCAAGGACTTATCTATCGCGATACTTATATGGCAAACTGGTGTCCGAATTGTAACACTGTCTTAAGTAACCTTGAGGTCGAACCTATTGAGATAGATGGATACTTTTATCACATCCATTACCCAATCAGGGACAGTGATGTCGTACTTGAAATTGCCACAACACGTCCAGAAACGATGTTGGGGGACACCGCTGTTGCTGTGCATCCTGACGATGAACGCTACCAACATCTGATAGGAAAGACGGCACTCCTACCGCTCTGTGACAGAGAAATTCCGATAATCGCAGACGCTTATGTAGATAGAGAATTCGGCACCGGTGCCCTCAAAGTTACACCCGCGCACGATACCAACGACTACGAAATCGGCGGACGACACAACCTCGAACAGCTCACGATTTTCACACGAGATGGATACATAAACGAAAATGCACCTGAGAAATACGTCGGTTTAGCACGATGGGATTGTCGCAAACGGGTCGTTGCAGATTTGCAAGATTCGGATTATCTCGTCAAAATTGTACCGCATCGGCACGCCGTTGGACATCATGATCGGTGCGGCACGATTGTCGAACCCACTATATCGCTGCAATGGTTCATGAATGTCCGTCCGCTCGCGCAGCGCGCCATTGAAGCAACCCAAAAAGGTGAAGTAAAGTTTATCCCAGAACGGGAAACAGCGCGCTTCTACCACTGGATGGAAAACATCGAGCCGTGGCCCATCTCACGCCAACGGTGGTGGGGACATCGACTCCCAATATGGTATTGTAACGCATGTGAGGCAGTCGTCGCAGCAATGGAAGCTCCTCAGCAATGTGAGTGTGGTGCCACCAATTTTCATCAGGAAGAAGACGTTTTAGACACATGGTTCAGCTCTGGGTTGTGGCCCTTCTCTACAATGGGATGGCCAGAAAAAACGGAAGAACTGAAAACCTTTTATCCGACCTCCGTTCTTGTAAGCGGCTGGGACATTCTATTTTTCTGGGTGGCGAGAATGATTATGTTAGGATTAGGGTGTATGGACGAAGTTCCGTTCCGTACTGTCTATCTACACGGGCTTGTCGCCGATGAAAAGGGGCAGAAAATGAGCAAATCGAAGGGAAATAGCATCGATCCGTTGGAAACGATTGACACCTACGGAACAGATGCATTCCGATTCGCACTCGCAAGCACAAGCACCCCAATTCCCTATGTCCCGCTTCAAGAACCTCAGATTGAAGCAGGCAGGCGATTTGCTAACAAAATTTGGAATGCCGCTCGGTTCATTTTGATGAATTTAGAGAAACACCCGGTTCCTACAGAAACGGAAGCTCTGAAAACTACAGAGGAAACATTAGAAATCACGTGGATACGGAGTCGTCTTAGCCATACCATCAAGACAGCAACCGATGCCCTTGAAAATTTCCGGTTCTATGAAGTAGCACAAACACTCTATGCCTTCCTTTGGCATGAATTCTGTGATTGGTATCTGGAATTCGCCAAACAGCGGATCGCGCAAGATGAACCAGAGGCACTCTGGGTAGCCGCCGATGTTTTAGAGCAGACAATGCGACTCCTTCACCCGCTCATGCCCTTCTTAACCGAAGAGATCTGGCAACAACTCCCTCACGGTGGTGGAAGAGAAGAAGGCTCTGTAACAGTTTCCTCTTGGCCAGAACCGATAGCGGAAAATCCGACAGCGGAAACCACGATGACTACGCTAATGGAAGTCATTGATAGTGTTCGTAGTATTAGAGGTGAGTTGAACGTTCCAATCGGGGCATCTGTAGACGTTCACATCCAATCACCAGAGGCTGAGGTGCGTCAACGCCTGGAAACATATCTCGCACGGTACTTGCCCGCTTTCACAAAAGTAGCAGACATTACTATCGCCGAATCACTGCCGAAACCCACTGCCTCAGCGGAAGCAGTGATCGGTGAGCTTGCCATCTATATTCCCCTTGCTGACATCATTGATTTGGAGGCGGAATACGCGAGACTCAGCAAACGGCATCAACAGGCAGTTAAAGACGTTGCAGCAGCACAGAAGACTTTAGATAACCCAAACTTCATTCAGCGCGCCCCCGAAAAAGTTGTCGAACAAAAAAGAGCGCAACTCGCGCGGCTAATGATGGAGCAGGAAAAATTAGCACGGAGCCTCACAATGCTCACCGAATCAGGAAGTGAAAATGGCGATTGA
- the raiA gene encoding ribosome-associated translation inhibitor RaiA: MKVTYSGHNLKITDDIHAYILKRADKIESRFDGMQELNVVLKSEKHRFDAEMIVTAPRVSFYAKSETHEILSALDSVTDKIVSQIRRYRDRVKDRRHNAPHREVVERLNPNMEETLPEVDTDDAPVVVSTQDKFASKPLTVAEATMELQASNSDFLLFLNAETRQVNLLYEMEKGKYGWVEPLFA; the protein is encoded by the coding sequence ATGAAAGTAACGTACTCCGGACATAACTTAAAGATTACCGATGACATTCACGCATACATCCTCAAGCGTGCCGATAAAATCGAATCACGTTTCGACGGGATGCAGGAACTAAATGTGGTGCTTAAATCCGAGAAGCATCGTTTTGATGCTGAGATGATAGTGACAGCGCCACGCGTATCGTTCTATGCAAAAAGCGAGACACATGAGATTTTATCTGCATTGGACAGCGTTACAGATAAGATCGTCAGCCAGATCCGACGATACAGGGATAGAGTGAAAGACAGACGACATAACGCACCGCACCGAGAAGTGGTGGAGCGACTCAATCCAAACATGGAAGAAACATTGCCAGAAGTTGATACTGATGATGCCCCGGTTGTTGTGTCAACACAAGACAAATTTGCGTCGAAACCCCTGACTGTAGCAGAAGCGACAATGGAACTTCAAGCCTCAAATTCGGACTTTCTTCTTTTTTTAAACGCTGAAACTCGACAGGTAAATCTACTCTATGAAATGGAAAAGGGAAAATACGGGTGGGTAGAACCCCTCTTTGCCTAA
- the lptB gene encoding LPS export ABC transporter ATP-binding protein — MTIELQAHRLVKRYTRRGPIVVNEVSLSVQQGEVVGLLGPNGAGKSTTFYMVVGLIRPNAGRITYDNKDITFYPMYKRARLGIGYLAQETSIFRKLTVQQNIEAILEVQGVPKSEREPRIRELTDELGISNLLSRKAYTLSGGECRRAEIARALAAQPDFILLDEPLSGIDPIAVADIKQLIAHLRDRNLGVLITDHNAAETLDIVDRAYIIVDGKITLTGTPMELINSETARDLYFGHNFSYRLGSNAPGTSTDY; from the coding sequence ATGACAATAGAATTACAAGCACACAGACTCGTAAAACGTTATACACGACGTGGTCCCATCGTTGTTAACGAGGTAAGCCTGTCAGTCCAGCAGGGCGAAGTCGTCGGTTTACTCGGTCCCAACGGTGCCGGAAAATCGACCACATTTTACATGGTTGTAGGGTTGATCCGTCCGAATGCTGGTAGGATCACTTATGACAATAAGGACATCACCTTCTACCCTATGTATAAACGCGCGAGACTCGGCATCGGCTACCTTGCACAAGAGACATCAATTTTCCGTAAACTGACGGTTCAACAAAACATTGAGGCGATTCTCGAAGTACAAGGCGTACCGAAATCAGAACGGGAGCCTCGTATCCGTGAATTGACAGACGAACTCGGTATTTCAAATCTTTTATCACGCAAAGCATATACGCTTTCAGGGGGTGAGTGTCGTCGGGCAGAGATAGCACGAGCCCTCGCTGCACAACCCGATTTCATTTTACTTGATGAACCGCTTTCTGGAATAGATCCGATTGCTGTCGCTGACATTAAGCAGCTCATTGCACATTTGCGTGACCGCAACTTGGGGGTACTTATTACGGACCATAATGCCGCTGAAACTCTTGACATTGTTGATAGGGCATACATCATTGTTGACGGAAAAATTACCCTTACCGGAACGCCTATGGAACTCATAAACAGTGAGACTGCAAGAGATCTCTATTTTGGACACAATTTCTCCTATCGGCTGGGTAGCAACGCTCCTGGAACATCGACAGATTATTAG